Proteins from a genomic interval of Methanohalophilus levihalophilus:
- a CDS encoding class I SAM-dependent methyltransferase, with protein sequence MEHDHPESDDSFDDTYRENTEMFGHPYQELQDYFSSNPVKGTLLDLGCGQGRDSLFLASLGYDVTAVDISQVGVDQMMDAAEKKGLKIKGIAGDVLSLELEQRFDVILFDMILHSFDKPQQQELLRKYAGYLKENGVMVIVFPDDMEAGYFESVLNSIGYKWNLLEEITINDVPKIEGEEADFTFEMIVFQPIPCD encoded by the coding sequence ATGGAACACGATCATCCCGAATCTGACGACTCCTTTGATGACACTTACAGGGAAAACACCGAGATGTTCGGTCACCCGTATCAGGAATTGCAGGATTACTTTTCTTCCAACCCTGTAAAAGGAACTCTCTTAGATCTGGGATGTGGTCAGGGTCGGGATTCCCTGTTCCTTGCATCACTGGGCTACGATGTCACAGCGGTTGATATTTCTCAGGTTGGCGTTGATCAAATGATGGATGCTGCTGAGAAAAAAGGACTCAAAATAAAGGGCATTGCAGGCGATGTCCTGAGTCTAGAGCTGGAGCAGAGATTTGATGTTATCCTGTTTGATATGATTCTTCACTCCTTTGACAAACCTCAACAGCAGGAGTTACTCAGGAAATACGCTGGCTATTTGAAAGAAAACGGTGTAATGGTTATTGTTTTCCCTGATGATATGGAAGCAGGGTATTTTGAAAGTGTGCTAAACTCCATAGGTTACAAATGGAATTTGCTGGAAGAAATTACGATTAACGATGTGCCTAAAATTGAAGGCGAAGAGGCCGATTTTACATTTGAGATGATTGTTTTCCAGCCAATTCCCTGCGATTGA
- the glnA gene encoding type I glutamate--ammonia ligase has translation MKIENKYQTKEDVLQAVTENDVKFIRTQFTDIMGMIKSWAIPSEDLEDAFNDGVMFDGSSIEGFARIEESDMILMPDPSTFRVLPWRPSEGAVARIIGDIKMPDGTPFEGDPRYVLKKTIAEAAELGYNMDVGPELEFFLFKLDEHGNPTTELTDTGGYFDFAPLDKAQDVRRAIDFALEDTGFKLEASHHEVAPSQHEINFRFGDVLTTADNVITFKYVVKSIATHHGYYATFMPKPLYGVNGSGMHSNQSLTDKNGNNVFYDPETPNGLSDTARYYIGGLLDHISEFTAITNPTVNSYKRLVPGYEAPIYITWSDSNRSSLIRIPATRGKGTRVELRCPDPACNPYLAFALMLSAGLNGIKNKTDPGDSVKRNIFELTETEKKDMGIYSLPGNLREAIDAMKNSDFVRQTVGDHLFENYLCAKTKEWDNYKARVHQWELDTYLGIL, from the coding sequence ATGAAAATTGAGAACAAGTACCAGACAAAAGAAGACGTATTGCAAGCAGTAACCGAGAACGATGTCAAATTCATCAGGACCCAGTTTACAGACATCATGGGCATGATCAAAAGCTGGGCTATTCCATCCGAGGATTTGGAAGATGCCTTTAATGACGGCGTCATGTTTGACGGATCTTCAATCGAAGGATTTGCCCGTATTGAGGAATCTGACATGATCCTTATGCCGGACCCATCTACATTCAGGGTGCTTCCATGGAGGCCATCCGAAGGTGCGGTTGCACGTATCATCGGCGACATAAAGATGCCTGACGGCACACCCTTTGAGGGCGACCCACGATACGTCCTGAAGAAAACGATTGCTGAAGCTGCTGAATTGGGATACAATATGGATGTCGGGCCTGAGCTCGAATTCTTCCTGTTCAAACTGGATGAGCATGGCAATCCTACCACTGAGCTTACCGATACCGGAGGGTACTTTGATTTCGCGCCACTTGACAAGGCACAGGATGTCAGAAGGGCAATTGATTTTGCGCTTGAAGACACTGGCTTCAAACTTGAGGCATCACACCACGAGGTTGCACCTTCACAGCATGAAATTAACTTCAGGTTCGGCGACGTCCTGACCACTGCTGACAATGTCATCACATTCAAATACGTGGTGAAATCCATAGCAACCCACCACGGGTACTATGCAACCTTCATGCCAAAACCACTGTACGGAGTCAACGGATCAGGCATGCACAGCAACCAGTCACTGACTGATAAAAACGGAAACAATGTGTTCTACGACCCTGAAACTCCAAACGGGCTTTCAGATACTGCAAGATACTACATCGGCGGACTGCTGGATCACATCAGTGAATTTACAGCAATCACAAACCCGACTGTTAACTCATACAAGAGGCTGGTTCCCGGTTATGAAGCCCCGATTTACATAACCTGGTCTGACAGCAACCGCAGTTCACTCATCAGGATTCCGGCAACAAGAGGCAAGGGGACCCGTGTGGAACTCCGCTGCCCGGACCCGGCATGCAACCCCTATCTGGCATTTGCACTGATGCTGTCTGCAGGGCTAAACGGAATCAAGAATAAAACTGATCCCGGGGACTCAGTTAAAAGAAACATATTTGAACTTACAGAAACAGAAAAGAAAGATATGGGGATTTACTCTCTCCCGGGGAATCTGAGAGAGGCAATCGATGCAATGAAGAACAGTGATT
- a CDS encoding CPBP family intramembrane glutamic endopeptidase, with protein sequence MTVKTLIPFFLLSFALTWGLAAVLVFVSFSTPVFLLAVYSPGIVGIFLVWRYYGTQGLRSFFRRLTLWRMPGVWWLFLIVGFPAIIYLGAAINGTISDPFPFSPWYQVLPAIAFSLFLLGTNEEFGWRGVALPLLQRKYSPFWAGLILGVVWAAWHIPAFFISGLQFESWSVLPYFGGVIVLSIILTPIFNSAKGSLLIAYLFHFQVMNPIFPDAQPWDSLLLALAAVVIVVLNRRTMFKKGTGVTDVLMPEQESGA encoded by the coding sequence ATGACGGTAAAAACGCTCATTCCTTTCTTCTTGCTTTCCTTCGCCCTGACCTGGGGTCTCGCTGCTGTGCTGGTTTTCGTATCATTTAGCACTCCTGTATTTCTCCTTGCAGTGTATTCTCCCGGTATTGTCGGCATATTTCTGGTCTGGCGATATTACGGAACGCAAGGCTTGCGTAGCTTTTTCAGGCGACTAACCCTGTGGAGGATGCCCGGGGTTTGGTGGCTATTCTTAATCGTGGGCTTTCCGGCTATCATTTACCTTGGAGCCGCAATCAATGGTACCATCAGCGATCCGTTCCCCTTTTCCCCATGGTATCAGGTGCTTCCGGCGATAGCATTCTCCCTTTTCCTTCTGGGCACAAATGAGGAATTCGGATGGCGTGGAGTCGCCCTGCCCCTGTTGCAGCGCAAATACTCTCCCTTCTGGGCGGGCTTGATTCTGGGTGTCGTCTGGGCAGCCTGGCATATCCCTGCTTTCTTTATCAGCGGACTCCAATTTGAAAGCTGGTCAGTCTTGCCATACTTTGGCGGTGTGATTGTACTCTCCATAATCCTCACCCCCATTTTCAATAGCGCTAAAGGCAGCCTGTTAATAGCTTACCTGTTCCACTTTCAGGTAATGAATCCCATCTTTCCCGATGCCCAACCCTGGGACAGCCTACTTCTCGCTCTCGCGGCAGTTGTCATCGTTGTCCTGAATCGGCGTACGATGTTCAAAAAAGGAACCGGAGTTACCGATGTCCTGATGCCGGAACAAGAAAGCGGGGCTTAA
- the hdrC gene encoding CoB--CoM heterodisulfide reductase subunit C — translation MPEGTASLESAIGDFDILKCMQCGTCSGSCPSGRHTVLNIRRLVRRAARDPEVMGDETLWMCTTCYNCQERCPRAIRIVDAVLRIREIAVHQGIILDTHRKVAGLLLETGHAVPIDDDNIEKRKQLGLSELPSTVHSEPESLDEVKELLKSCDFEEIVGE, via the coding sequence ATGCCGGAAGGTACAGCTTCTCTTGAATCTGCAATTGGGGATTTCGACATCCTGAAATGTATGCAATGTGGAACTTGCAGCGGTAGCTGTCCTTCGGGGCGACACACAGTGCTGAACATCAGGAGACTTGTACGCAGGGCTGCACGTGACCCAGAGGTCATGGGAGATGAAACTCTCTGGATGTGCACCACATGCTACAATTGTCAGGAGCGCTGCCCCCGTGCAATCAGGATTGTTGACGCAGTGCTCAGGATTCGGGAAATTGCTGTTCATCAGGGCATCATTCTTGATACTCATCGTAAAGTCGCAGGTCTTCTTCTTGAAACCGGTCATGCTGTCCCAATTGATGATGATAATATTGAAAAACGTAAACAACTGGGACTTTCAGAACTGCCTTCCACGGTACACAGCGAACCGGAATCTCTGGATGAAGTCAAAGAATTGCTTAAAAGCTGTGATTTCGAGGAAATTGTGGGGGAATAA